A window of the Hypomesus transpacificus isolate Combined female chromosome 22, fHypTra1, whole genome shotgun sequence genome harbors these coding sequences:
- the zgc:63972 gene encoding protein CutA homolog, translating to MTLAGSSNKTDWFCPRCHKESVFQSVLRSGLFVICLVVVLSMYPLLRPLGVHIHSAITGSYIPGHHSVLLVNCPNEQAAKDIGRAIMERRMAASINILPRTSTMYYWKGDIQDATEILMMVMTRTSNILQLTEYVRSVHPYEIPEILSFPVDGGSLAYLKWMDEAMPDD from the exons ATGACTTTGGCTGGGAGTAGCAACAAAACGGACTGGTTTTGCCCGCGGTGTCACAAGGAGTCTGTTTTCCAAAGTGTACTTCGCTCAGGACTTTTTGTTATTTGTCTG GTAGTGGTCTTGTCCATGTACCCCCTGCTGAGACCTCTGGGGGTCCACATCCATTCCGCCATCACAGGGAGCTACATCCCCGGCCACCACTCCGTCCTCCTGGTCAACTGTCCCAATGAGCAGGCTGCCAAGGACATCGGCAG AGCTAtcatggagaggaggatggcAGCGAGCATCAACATTCTACCCAGGACCTCCACTAT GTATTACTGGAAAGGCGATATTCAAGATGCTACAGAGATACTCATG ATGGTGATGACAAGAACATCCAATATCCTGCAGCTGACAGAATATGTGAG gtctgTCCATCCCTATGAGATCCCAGAGATCCTGAGTTTCCCTGTGGATGGCGGGAGTCTGGCCTACCTGAAGTGGATGGACGAAGCTATGCCCGATGATTGA